A window of Amphiura filiformis unplaced genomic scaffold, Afil_fr2py scaffold_63, whole genome shotgun sequence genomic DNA:
cttatggtcaaaatgttgatttcacaaaaatgctactccttccacaaattacatgcaatgatcatgtgactcatgcatatgaatcaacgttAACCAGTGCTCATTTCGgtacattttgcaggggtcaggtcaaagaacagctggggtcaaatcttagcatttcaatatctggacatctgtaagggttatggggctcaatctcggtgactaCAAACTTTGTGACCAGGGAACAATTTGGAACATTCTGCAAGGGTAAGGTCAAAGATCATATcagggtcaaatcttaaaattgcattttctggacatctgtaaggagtacgggactcaaattcggtgacaacaaacttcatgaccaggggaaaacTTTTGGAATATTTGCAGGGGGtggatacctccacaacaccaacacaccCTTAGCTAGATTTGTGGTCTaggaccaccatttgccactaggtTATACTTTTATTTTTGGGGGGGCGGGCGATGGGGGTTGGGGTGACCATTTAAGTTGAGCATTTGCTCTGTATGGTTTGCCCACATTATTTGTCATGTACTGCATAgtaaaataaactgaaactgaaatcaAATTATACATTTCTACACTTAAGAGCAAGAAGAAATGCATATAACAGGCACATCTCATAATCATTTCAGTATAATTTCCTTCACATTGTGTTTACctcatatagattcctgtcatctgattagTTAAAAGTGTGGTCGTTGAATTGTATGTCTGCTCATGGAAACAAACTATTGACCGGTGTGCACCCTGATCCAAATACTGTGTGGCGGCCAGTGTACGCAGTTTTGGTGTACTAATACGAGTGGAACAATTACGCGTTTTGCGGTCAATCAAACCCTACACAATCGCACATCCACGTATATGTATATCAATTCggtataaaaaaacaaaacaaatattaactgcttTATATTCAGGACATGGCTAAAATTATATAGGTCCGTGGTGgagatctcaaaaccatgctatgaccctaaAGCTTAAcaatgcccctcatagcagtcagtTTTTGTGTAATATGTACTTACACCAGTCCAAATTTGAATATTATGAAAGGGCTTGGCAGAGTGTTGATTGTGCACACATGTTGTGCACATCCTGGTTCTGCACTGTAGGCACTTCACCTCAAAATTGTTGCTATCATACGGGGCATCACATAGTGGGCAGTCCTCCAGGCGCGAGACACTTTGTTCCACCACAAAAGCATCAATAAATTTGTGCCTTAGTGATGCCCACTTTTGTACACTGTTCTCTTTCCTTCTCTCATGTGCAGTTGGTGCATCGGCTTGGGGGACATTAACTGGATCCGGATTCAAATCCTGCTGTTGTTGCACTACTGGAAATTGAAGAATGTTTTCTTCATTGATGTCTGGCTCAGCAGAAGTCGTACATGTCAGTAGTTCTGATATTGTCTTTTTTCCGACTGTTCTTCTACCTCTTGGCGTTATCTTCAATTCTTCAATTGAAGAATCCTGCACGACAAGTCGTGGCCGCTTTGTATTTCTATAAAGAAAATAGAAAATAGAACAAAACAAGATGAGAAAAGAACAAAAAGATATTTATGAAgaattatttataggcctactgcaagATCAGTAGCCATTAAGCTTTACTCAAAATTGGGCAAATACAGATTTGTACAGATGTATGTTTTTTAAGAGTAGTATCGCTTGGCGACTAGTTTGCAAATATTTTAGGTTGCATACGGCAAGTGCATGTGGAAACATAGTAATCGCATTGGTAAAAATTTTGTCGCATTTGGTCGCTACAGGGCTGGCCACAAGGCTCGGTACTCGTGCCCATCCTTTTCAACGTGTAGTGTCCGACATGCGCAATACTCCCGAGTATTGCATCACTCTTTTGATTAACCATTCATTATAAAGAAGGATCTCGGCATGCCAAAGACAGTCTACTCATCTTTTTATCTGGTGAACAGATGCGCCAACCGAGGACTCAACATCTCACTCAATCGTACCAAACACTGAAGTTGCCCTTAAATGATTCGGATCTTACCTTTCTGAACGCGACCAAGACTGTTTCAAATCTGTGGTTGGTCACATGAGGCTGATCGGTTTAGAGTTATCATTGGTCTGAAAAATTAACTTTCTAATATTGATATTGAAACATATACCTCAACAGTTTTGGTCAATATCTCTACTAACTGgaactatgaaaaaaaaaagttgaaaatgcatCCCGTATTCTGGAACAGCCAATTGATAGAAAAAACAATGAAGCAAATGTCAGCAGTTGTTTTCTACCAGGCTGTTTttctatcaattttgaaaatgtctgTCCGTGATTAAACCGATCAGCCTCATATACAGTTTATTTTCTACTCGGGTccaattcaagatattttgaatGCTCATGGAATGGTGTATGATGACGATACAcaagtgtacatgtatatcatgtcCATGCTGACATCAGAACTCCTATTGACAAAATGATGGAAGACctgaatacgcggatttagggtttgtgccgaaattccttcacacaatgcaatatgcgtattgcataacaaagaatattgattttaaaatctcaaaaagtatagagcattgatgacaagtaaaatatgtgtattatacatgcaggggcaatgactacaactactgcactggaaattttaattcagcacagacagcagttgtggagttacagtcaaaaatgagggaaaaccaatatttgatcaataattcaacaactcttcctatacctttgtacaggagccaaccgttgttaaaccgtgatgaacccacacttttactgtagcgtatactcGACGCataagcgagactacgcgttctgCGCGagagcgtaaaattcgtcatgcctggaacctttgtgcgtatgccagcttacaagttgaattcagtatttttcaggtagcggctaaacaatgccggtttattctgtagttttattgctgatatcaaaagagaaatcatcgaagtttttgaaaggctgagtggcaatgattaactgacattcctcgtaaaataatcgtgaattatacgatatttagcttcttttcattgttgaaaggattcaatcatgtttcaccgttgttcaccaccgtttaacaacttcgcgtcggcgcgtctgcgtggtttacttcgccggccctcaagtaaaccacgcagacgacgcagccgcatcgttgttaaacggagatgaacaacggtgaaacatgattgaatccctaaatcaataactacttgcctgagttgctgaattttcagtgcagtagttgtagtcccccctataatatacatatcttacttgtcaccaatgcgctataatttttgagagaaatgcaaaaataggcacaaaattggccaggggtgtagtaccccttttattattgtctaattatattgacatattgtctgatctggacctcttgggagatcAGTACTTATGTACTGAAAGAGCTTTCCAGAATAATgatagatgaatgaatgaatgaatgaatgatcagTCCGCTAGCACAAAAGCCATTGCGTCAATagaagccccccccaaaaaatatgcgcatgttgagttatacatgtaggcctttatagatgacattcccataaaaaagtgaaatttttgaattcttaatttcatggtatatgACTGTGAGACTATAAGtcgactttcaaatccttgaaagtacttattaaaaagaggtttattttataaataacagTTAAGCAATGATAATCCCTAGATTCAATCCTGTGTATTGcatgaaactaattggcccattactctgaatagcaattttgtaaaattatcaaggtatcatttacaaaattatcttgaaaagtattgatgctataatctaattttggtatcattttaaagcttgtctagtgcttacattttattcaaatcatgacatATCAAAAaagtgacttgttcctggttttgtcagagcgggtcacatattttCTTGACTGTATTATAATATGAAATGGTTTTAGTATCTAATTTTGAGTGTGTACTTACATGTATGCATTTCATGTAGTTTAAGATTTTAGCAATGTTCTTCTGTATCTTGGTTTTTCTATGCAAGCACCTTGGGGTAGTGTTTTCAATGTAAGGCGCATTTTATAAATCCcacttattattatattaaacagtactttaaaaaaattataatattatgtagacaaatccaatttctacTCATGAGTCACGATTTAGACAGTTTCATACTGAAGTCATGGGCTATTTATTCAACCATGGTAAGTATTATAgcaatgtagttgggtatgcccttattatgtaaaatgaggtggtcctctttgccattacacgctacagaaattccatatttttcaaagactctgatgatggttcccttctatcaaatgactatcattgaagactgagttccgcagtctatttcaaaatactgacttcgttttacatcaagaagaacatacatgtaataactgcgacttaaacgtgatagACATGCTTattaaccgcaaagaaatcttttgcattttataattttattcttatccattatacttttatgattttgtgcaatacgaaaaataaaatacaaagagcGTGTTtctagtgagccagattatgcaatatttagctggactgccacgcagtctatatttgtttctgTTTTACTCAGCATTGCAAAatctacgcggtagtttagctaaataacggaaagattgtctcactataaacacgctcattgtgtaacaggtaaaatcccgctccgattcaattgtgcctgttacatgtacattgtgtgctttattgaatggccaaaaatacgccaacaatgacataacagcaagccaaagacgaattctgatcaccaagagcgtgtttatagtgagccagattatgcggtatttagctgaactgccacgcagtctatatttgtttaaatgttttactaaccattgcaaatctagactacgcggtagtttagctcaATAACGGAAatattgtctcactataaacacgctccaagtgggttggagaagtaCGGTATGGAAGGACATTGACACTACAATGAAGGGAACCAGACACAGACCTACATGTACTGTACAtttttcgaggagcataacaaacaccaaatggtGTCTTATGACCTtcgacatgcatgcattcttttgtcgagagttacatggtctttcaatttgtgccaaGTGTCCTTGACAGATTTGATTATGCaccagtggtcatgaaaggattcaatagataacctctgccccagtaatcccaagctattgtctgaaattgctcctcggaagatgtatcatctataggcctactcctcAAATGAAATtaagtcatataacgaccaaaagataaataaCTGACTATAattgaggactaagttccgcagtctaggtgaagctgagtcctatcaaaatcaaacagaaaacaatttcgtgcctaattttaacagcgggatttttttctcaaatgaatatccaagaactatgtttttattcaacattttttattcaacattactgaaaaaaagttttttattagaccgagaattttcaaagcaaaaaggcgTATTTCTGAACtgtgctgagttcaacatgtatcgaccgacttttagcacgactatgcgtaacaattcgcaagggaaatgttacgtgtattccga
This region includes:
- the LOC140144554 gene encoding uncharacterized protein is translated as MSKKNTKRPRLVVQDSSIEELKITPRGRRTVGKKTISELLTCTTSAEPDINEENILQFPVVQQQQDLNPDPVNVPQADAPTAHERRKENSVQKWASLRHKFIDAFVVEQSVSRLEDCPLCDAPYDSNNFEVKCLQCRTRMCTTCVHNQHSAKPFHNIQIWTGDMFEPYQYIRRVEQSPHKCQSHKMNTEMEVIDESAWKYC